A part of Chloroflexota bacterium genomic DNA contains:
- a CDS encoding metallophosphoesterase family protein gives MTLKILHLADVHLDHPYLNADAVPGLSRARRHGLRQSLQRALELAREREVAAVTIAGDLFESEHLSLDTLQFVLEQFRAIEPIQVFIAPGDRDPAGADSYYTLIDWPRNVHIFREPQLTPLTLRDEWLIWGFGYNQARTTDPVLADFTLPTEKPSVLLLHGAATDLAWPAGDESVVPFSFADVSRAGFKLALLGHRHESYFATADDLSVCYAGSPEPLSFAETNGHAVWLAEWDNGVWQLENIDISQWRCYTWQFDVSGYSSPAQVKAHIRGLWDEVQDGRPVVAAVVLRGEADPNAEVTLDDVVRELADELPALRIDNQTETAVKLDALTGEMTVRGSFVRHLTAQTVSDEATRRLNHAALQHGLKALQGQRVNL, from the coding sequence ATGACGCTCAAGATTCTCCACCTCGCCGACGTGCACCTTGACCATCCATACCTGAATGCGGACGCCGTGCCGGGGCTGTCGCGTGCGCGGCGCCACGGTTTGCGCCAGTCGCTTCAGCGCGCCCTCGAACTGGCGCGCGAACGAGAGGTCGCTGCCGTGACCATCGCCGGCGACCTCTTCGAAAGCGAACACCTCTCGCTCGACACGCTCCAATTCGTGCTCGAGCAGTTTCGGGCCATCGAACCGATCCAGGTCTTCATCGCGCCCGGCGACCGCGACCCCGCCGGCGCCGATTCCTACTACACGCTGATTGACTGGCCGCGCAACGTGCATATCTTTCGCGAACCGCAGTTGACTCCGCTAACCTTGCGCGACGAGTGGCTGATCTGGGGATTCGGGTACAACCAGGCGCGCACCACCGACCCGGTGCTCGCGGATTTCACGCTGCCGACCGAGAAGCCATCCGTACTCCTGCTGCACGGCGCGGCAACCGACCTCGCCTGGCCGGCCGGCGACGAAAGTGTCGTGCCATTCTCATTCGCCGACGTAAGCCGCGCCGGGTTCAAACTGGCGCTGCTCGGACACCGGCATGAGTCGTACTTCGCCACAGCGGATGACCTGTCAGTTTGTTACGCGGGCAGCCCGGAACCGTTGAGTTTCGCGGAGACCAACGGGCACGCGGTCTGGCTGGCCGAATGGGACAACGGCGTCTGGCAACTGGAGAACATTGACATCAGCCAGTGGCGCTGCTACACATGGCAATTCGATGTCTCCGGCTACTCATCGCCCGCGCAGGTCAAGGCGCACATTCGCGGCCTGTGGGACGAGGTGCAGGACGGACGCCCGGTCGTCGCCGCCGTCGTGCTGCGCGGCGAGGCGGACCCGAATGCCGAGGTGACGCTGGACGATGTCGTGCGCGAGTTGGCCGACGAACTGCCTGCGCTGCGGATTGACAACCAGACCGAGACCGCCGTCAAGCTGGATGCATTGACCGGCGAGATGACCGTACGCGGCAGTTTCGTACGGCACCTCACCGCGCAGACGGTGAGCGACGAGGCCACGCGCCGGCTGAATCATGCCGCGCTGCAGCACGGGCTGAAAGCACTTCAAGGACAGAGGGTCAATCTGTGA